The following proteins come from a genomic window of Denitromonas sp.:
- a CDS encoding D-2-hydroxyacid dehydrogenase, with amino-acid sequence MVPKIVFLERDSVRAPFSRPAAAHTWVDYPDTTPAQIVARLQDAQVAVINKLRLDEAVLAQLPSLRMIALAATGSDNVDLAACRARGVVVSNVRGYAVTSVPEHVIGLMLALSRNLVAYQQAVQAGRWPGARHFCFLDYPIRDLRCATLALVGQGSLGEGVARLAEAFGMRVLWSERPGAGTVRPGRVAFDEILRRADVLSLHCPLTDDTRGMIDGAVLQAMKPTAFLINTARGALVDEAALAEALRSGEIAGAAIDVLSQEPPPPDHPLLAPDIPNLIVTPHVAWASAEAMQEMAVQVVANVEAFLAGAPTNRLA; translated from the coding sequence ATGGTTCCAAAGATCGTCTTTCTGGAGCGCGATTCGGTGCGTGCGCCATTCTCGCGGCCCGCCGCGGCGCACACCTGGGTGGACTACCCGGACACCACGCCGGCACAGATCGTGGCGCGGTTGCAGGACGCGCAGGTGGCGGTCATCAACAAGCTGCGGCTCGACGAGGCGGTGCTGGCGCAGTTGCCGTCGCTACGCATGATCGCGCTGGCCGCGACCGGGTCGGACAATGTCGACCTGGCGGCATGCCGGGCGCGCGGGGTGGTGGTCAGCAACGTGCGCGGCTACGCGGTGACCTCGGTGCCCGAGCATGTGATCGGGCTGATGCTGGCGCTGTCGCGCAATCTCGTTGCCTACCAGCAGGCGGTGCAGGCCGGGCGCTGGCCGGGCGCGCGGCATTTCTGTTTTCTCGACTACCCCATCCGCGACCTGCGCTGCGCCACCCTGGCGCTGGTGGGGCAGGGCAGCCTGGGCGAAGGCGTGGCGCGGCTGGCCGAGGCCTTCGGCATGCGGGTGCTGTGGTCCGAACGCCCTGGCGCCGGCACGGTGCGGCCGGGCCGGGTGGCCTTCGACGAGATCCTGCGTCGTGCCGACGTGCTGTCGCTGCATTGCCCGCTGACCGACGATACCCGTGGCATGATCGACGGCGCCGTGCTCCAGGCCATGAAGCCGACCGCGTTCCTGATCAACACCGCGCGCGGGGCGCTGGTCGACGAAGCGGCGCTGGCCGAGGCCTTGCGCAGCGGCGAGATTGCCGGCGCCGCGATCGATGTGCTGTCGCAGGAGCCGCCGCCGCCGGACCATCCGCTGTTGGCGCCGGATATTCCCAACCTGATCGTCACCCCGCATGTGGCCTGGGCTTCGGCCGAGGCGATGCAGGAGATGGCGGTGCAGGTGGTGGCCAATGTCGAGGCGTTCCTGGCCGGAGCGCCGACCAACCGTCTGGCATGA
- a CDS encoding Na+/H+ antiporter subunit E, with the protein MRRFHSISVVISLFVFWLVLSGYFTPFLMTMGLVVSVLVVLFAHRMDVIDQEGHPLQLRGGVVHYWPWLIVEIVKSAWTVSKLIVHPRLPISPTLLRVKMSQRTPVGQVMYANSITLTPGTISVAIEGDEVVVHALTQAGADDLVGGEMDRRVSACEGRA; encoded by the coding sequence ATGCGTAGGTTTCATTCGATCAGCGTTGTGATTTCCTTGTTCGTCTTCTGGCTGGTGCTGTCGGGCTACTTCACGCCCTTCCTGATGACGATGGGCCTGGTGGTGTCGGTGCTGGTGGTGCTGTTTGCCCACCGCATGGACGTCATCGACCAGGAAGGCCATCCGCTGCAACTGCGCGGCGGGGTGGTGCATTACTGGCCGTGGCTGATCGTCGAGATCGTCAAGTCGGCATGGACGGTGTCCAAGCTCATCGTGCATCCGCGCCTGCCCATCTCGCCGACCCTGCTGCGGGTCAAGATGAGCCAGCGCACGCCGGTCGGCCAGGTGATGTACGCCAATTCCATTACGCTCACGCCGGGCACCATCTCGGTCGCCATCGAGGGCGATGAGGTCGTGGTGCACGCCCTCACCCAGGCCGGCGCCGATGACCTGGTCGGCGGCGAAATGGACCGCCGGGTGAGCGCTTGCGAGGGTCGGGCATGA
- a CDS encoding monovalent cation/H+ antiporter complex subunit F, giving the protein MIYAVVVGALLVSLSLLLVRALRGPTVFDRALAGNAIGTLAMLLLAIFQFVSGRPEFVDLALVYGVLNIVGTIAVQKFFRYGDLGEPGVADEEHRL; this is encoded by the coding sequence ATGATTTACGCTGTGGTGGTGGGCGCCCTGCTGGTGTCGCTGAGCTTGCTGCTGGTGCGTGCCCTGCGGGGGCCGACGGTGTTCGACCGGGCGCTGGCGGGCAACGCGATCGGGACGCTGGCCATGCTGCTGCTGGCGATCTTCCAGTTCGTCTCGGGGCGCCCGGAGTTCGTCGATCTGGCGCTGGTCTATGGCGTGCTGAACATCGTCGGCACCATCGCCGTGCAGAAGTTCTTCCGCTACGGCGACCTGGGCGAGCCGGGCGTGGCCGACGAGGAGCACCGCCTGTGA
- the mnhG gene encoding monovalent cation/H(+) antiporter subunit G codes for MSLLIDILSGVLMAAGGVFCVIGAFGVLRMPGFYTRMHAASVIDTLGASLIILGLLLQSGFSLASAKLLILWLLIFFCSPTASHSLANAAHQRGIKPWQPDQGESSSSKN; via the coding sequence GTGAGCCTGCTCATCGATATTCTCAGCGGCGTGCTGATGGCCGCTGGCGGGGTGTTCTGCGTGATCGGCGCCTTTGGCGTCCTGCGCATGCCGGGCTTCTACACGCGCATGCACGCGGCCAGCGTGATCGACACGCTCGGCGCCAGCCTGATCATTCTCGGACTGCTGTTGCAGTCGGGCTTCAGCCTGGCCAGCGCCAAGCTGCTGATCCTGTGGCTGCTGATCTTCTTCTGCTCGCCAACGGCCTCGCACTCGCTGGCCAATGCGGCACACCAGCGTGGCATCAAGCCGTGGCAACCGGATCAAGGAGAGTCATCATCCTCGAAGAACTGA
- a CDS encoding DUF4040 domain-containing protein: protein MATGSRRVIILEELTAVVLLTLMGAAAIGVARQRNLFGVVLLGGIYSFLMATVMVVLDAVDVAMTEAAVGAGISTVLLFGAIHLTGGTESKPIHRPWLPLFVVTVTGAMLVYGTLGLPAFSDPKAPIHQHVAPRYLKEGPEKTGVPNVVTVVLASYRGFDTLGETFVVFTAGIGVIALLRRRNPRRLRNNEREGGPS, encoded by the coding sequence GTGGCAACCGGATCAAGGAGAGTCATCATCCTCGAAGAACTGACGGCCGTCGTCCTGCTCACCCTGATGGGTGCCGCCGCCATTGGCGTGGCGCGCCAGCGCAATCTGTTCGGGGTGGTGCTGCTGGGCGGCATCTACAGCTTCCTGATGGCCACCGTCATGGTGGTGCTCGATGCGGTCGACGTGGCGATGACCGAGGCCGCCGTTGGCGCCGGCATCTCCACGGTGTTGCTGTTCGGCGCCATCCACCTGACCGGCGGCACCGAGTCGAAGCCCATCCATCGGCCGTGGCTGCCGCTGTTTGTGGTGACGGTCACCGGCGCGATGCTGGTCTACGGCACGCTCGGCCTGCCGGCGTTCTCCGATCCCAAGGCACCGATCCACCAGCATGTGGCCCCGCGCTACCTCAAGGAGGGGCCGGAGAAAACCGGCGTGCCCAATGTGGTCACCGTGGTGCTGGCGAGTTATCGCGGTTTCGATACCCTGGGAGAGACCTTCGTGGTGTTTACCGCCGGCATCGGCGTGATCGCCCTGTTGCGTCGGCGCAACCCGCGCCGACTGCGGAACAACGAGCGGGAGGGGGGGCCGTCATGA
- a CDS encoding Na(+)/H(+) antiporter subunit B produces the protein MRLDIILRVIAKLLIPFALVFGLYVQFHGDYGPGGGFQAGVIVAAAVIFYALIYGLPAARRVVPDALVEFLLAFGVLLYSGVGIASLLLGGNFLDYFVLGADPISGQHRGIFWVEAGVLITVAAVMLKIFYVFAARKRDAGEAGQ, from the coding sequence ATGAGACTCGACATCATCCTGCGGGTGATCGCCAAGCTGCTGATCCCCTTCGCGCTGGTGTTCGGCCTGTATGTGCAGTTCCATGGCGACTATGGCCCCGGCGGCGGTTTCCAGGCCGGGGTGATCGTGGCCGCGGCGGTGATCTTCTATGCGCTGATCTATGGCCTGCCGGCGGCCCGCCGGGTGGTGCCCGATGCGCTGGTCGAGTTCCTGCTGGCCTTCGGTGTGCTGCTGTATTCGGGGGTGGGCATCGCCTCGCTCCTGCTCGGCGGCAACTTCCTCGACTATTTCGTGCTTGGCGCCGATCCGATCAGCGGCCAGCACCGCGGTATCTTCTGGGTCGAAGCCGGCGTGCTCATTACCGTGGCTGCGGTCATGCTGAAGATCTTCTATGTGTTTGCGGCGCGCAAGCGCGACGCGGGGGAGGCCGGGCAATGA
- a CDS encoding cation:proton antiporter subunit C, which yields MTLASHFSYWVTVLLLMVGLFIVIARDNLIKKLIGLGIFQTAVYLLYIAPGKLIGGVAPIIGGQFAVYSNPLPHVLILTAIVVGVATLALGLALVVRIKEAYGSIDEDEILAMDARDDASNQADRDGS from the coding sequence ATGACGCTGGCCAGTCATTTCAGCTACTGGGTGACGGTGTTGCTGCTCATGGTCGGGCTGTTCATCGTCATCGCCCGTGACAACCTGATCAAGAAGCTGATCGGCCTGGGCATTTTCCAGACCGCGGTCTATCTGCTCTACATCGCGCCGGGCAAGCTCATCGGTGGCGTGGCGCCGATCATCGGCGGCCAGTTCGCGGTGTACTCGAACCCCTTGCCGCATGTGCTGATCCTCACCGCGATCGTGGTCGGCGTGGCCACGCTGGCGCTGGGGCTGGCGCTCGTCGTGCGCATCAAGGAGGCCTACGGCTCCATCGACGAGGACGAGATCCTCGCCATGGATGCCCGGGACGACGCATCGAATCAAGCCGACCGGGACGGGAGCTGA
- a CDS encoding monovalent cation/H+ antiporter subunit D family protein, whose protein sequence is MLTQHFPALLVVVPLVAAPIIVLARHALASWLIALLATAATFGIAAALLDQTLSDGVISYAMGSWEIPLGIEYRIDAAGAFVALIVAGMGLIVMPYSRVGIASEVRSEEHYLYYALMMLCLAGLLGILVTGDAFNLFVFLEVSSLATYVLIAMGRDRRALVAAYQYLLMGTIGATLYVLGVGLLYLETGTLNLADMAARLVSVGDSRGVLAALAFITVGISLKIALFPLHLWLPNAYAYAPSPVSAFLAATATKVSIYVLMRYFFTIFGPTEVFDARATGAILLGLSLAAMFVPAIVAIFQHDMKRLLAYSSISQIGYITLGISMDSVEGLMASAMHLFNHALTKGGLFLVLGGVVLRCRGAGFDRLAGLGHTMPMASFAMVVGGLSLIGVPGTAGFISKWYLVSAAMHEGQWWLVGAVLASSLLAVIYVWRFVEVAYFRAPPADHPAPGEAPLSMFLPALAMIVACVYFGIDATWSSDVAMRVAEVLMSSRSAVQ, encoded by the coding sequence GTGCTGACGCAACATTTTCCCGCCCTGCTGGTGGTGGTGCCACTGGTCGCCGCGCCGATCATCGTGCTCGCCCGTCATGCGCTGGCGAGCTGGCTGATCGCCCTGCTGGCGACGGCGGCAACCTTCGGCATCGCCGCTGCCCTGCTCGACCAGACCCTCTCCGACGGCGTCATCTCCTATGCCATGGGCAGTTGGGAGATTCCGCTCGGCATCGAGTACCGGATCGACGCGGCCGGCGCCTTCGTGGCGCTGATCGTCGCCGGCATGGGCCTGATCGTGATGCCCTACAGCCGGGTCGGCATCGCCTCCGAGGTGCGCAGCGAAGAGCACTATCTCTACTACGCCCTGATGATGCTGTGCCTGGCCGGCCTGCTCGGCATTCTGGTCACCGGTGACGCCTTCAACCTGTTCGTCTTCCTCGAGGTGTCCTCGCTGGCCACCTATGTGCTGATCGCCATGGGGCGGGACCGCCGGGCGCTGGTGGCGGCCTACCAGTACCTGCTGATGGGCACCATCGGCGCGACGCTGTATGTGCTCGGGGTCGGCCTGCTGTACCTCGAGACGGGCACCCTCAACCTCGCCGACATGGCGGCGCGGCTGGTGTCGGTGGGCGATTCGCGCGGTGTGCTCGCAGCGCTGGCCTTCATCACCGTGGGCATCTCGCTCAAGATTGCGCTGTTCCCGCTGCACCTGTGGCTGCCCAACGCCTACGCCTATGCGCCCTCGCCGGTGTCGGCCTTCCTGGCGGCGACGGCGACCAAGGTGTCGATCTACGTGCTGATGCGCTATTTCTTCACCATCTTCGGGCCGACCGAGGTGTTCGATGCGCGCGCCACCGGGGCCATTCTGCTCGGTCTGTCGCTGGCGGCCATGTTCGTGCCGGCCATCGTGGCCATCTTCCAGCACGACATGAAGCGCCTGCTGGCCTATTCCAGCATCTCGCAGATCGGCTACATCACGCTCGGCATCAGCATGGACTCGGTCGAGGGGCTGATGGCCTCGGCCATGCACCTGTTCAACCATGCGCTGACCAAGGGCGGGCTGTTCCTGGTGCTCGGCGGTGTGGTGCTGCGTTGTCGCGGCGCCGGCTTCGACCGGCTCGCCGGCCTCGGTCACACCATGCCGATGGCCTCGTTCGCCATGGTGGTCGGCGGCCTGAGCCTGATCGGCGTGCCGGGCACGGCCGGTTTCATCAGCAAGTGGTATCTGGTCAGCGCGGCCATGCATGAAGGCCAGTGGTGGCTCGTCGGCGCCGTGCTGGCAAGCTCGCTGCTGGCGGTGATCTATGTGTGGCGCTTTGTCGAGGTGGCCTACTTCCGCGCCCCGCCGGCCGACCATCCGGCGCCGGGTGAAGCGCCGCTGTCGATGTTCCTGCCGGCACTGGCGATGATCGTTGCCTGCGTGTATTTCGGCATCGACGCGACCTGGTCGAGCGATGTCGCGATGCGCGTGGCCGAGGTGCTGATGAGCAGCCGGAGTGCGGTGCAATGA
- a CDS encoding proton-conducting transporter membrane subunit: protein MTEDVQLLSLLLTPLAGLVLLALAGRWPNVRESITLLTALILFSESLQLAGDVLGGARPGLTLIEMLPGLTLRLAVEPLGALFSVISSGLWIISTLYSIGYMRGNKEKKQTRFFVCFAGAIFAAQGIALAGNMLTLFLFYEAMTLITYPLVTHHGTDHARNSARTYLGVLLGTSIAFLLSGLLATWVIAGTLDFRHGGILAGQIGAAGTALLLALYMFGIGKAALMPFHRWLPAAMVAPTPVSALLHAVAVVKAGVFTIVKVVVYIFGTDNLIALGSADWVPVIAGFTIISASIVALRADNLKRRLAYSTVSQLSYVTLAATMLAPISIVGAVLHIAAHALGKITLFFAAGSIYTAAHKTEVSQLDGIGRRMPWTMTAFAIGALSMIGLPPAAGFVSKWYVLSAAMSLEHWWAVCVLVISTLLNAGYFLPIVWRAFFRAPPADPDDHHHDAHGEAPAIMVLAQTATAALTVGLFLYHEPVLRLARAVAGAF, encoded by the coding sequence ATGACCGAAGACGTTCAACTGCTCAGCCTGCTGCTGACCCCGCTGGCCGGCCTGGTGCTGCTGGCGCTGGCCGGGCGCTGGCCGAATGTACGCGAGTCGATCACGCTGCTGACGGCGCTCATCCTGTTTTCCGAATCGCTGCAACTGGCCGGCGATGTGCTCGGCGGTGCCCGTCCGGGGCTGACGCTGATCGAGATGCTGCCGGGGCTGACCCTGCGCCTGGCGGTCGAACCGCTCGGTGCGCTGTTCTCGGTGATCTCCTCGGGGCTGTGGATCATCAGCACGCTGTATTCGATCGGCTACATGCGCGGCAACAAAGAGAAGAAGCAGACCCGCTTCTTCGTGTGCTTCGCCGGCGCCATCTTTGCCGCCCAGGGCATCGCGCTGGCCGGCAACATGCTGACGCTGTTCCTGTTCTACGAGGCGATGACGCTGATCACCTATCCGCTGGTCACGCACCACGGCACCGATCATGCGCGTAACTCCGCCCGCACCTACCTGGGCGTGCTGCTGGGCACCTCGATCGCCTTCCTGCTCTCCGGGCTGCTGGCCACCTGGGTGATCGCCGGCACACTGGACTTCCGCCACGGCGGCATCCTCGCCGGACAGATCGGCGCGGCGGGGACGGCGCTTTTGCTGGCGCTGTACATGTTCGGCATCGGCAAGGCGGCGCTGATGCCCTTCCACCGCTGGCTGCCGGCGGCGATGGTCGCGCCCACGCCGGTGTCCGCGCTGCTGCATGCGGTGGCGGTGGTCAAGGCGGGGGTGTTCACCATCGTCAAGGTGGTCGTCTATATCTTCGGCACCGACAACCTGATCGCCCTGGGCAGCGCCGACTGGGTGCCGGTGATCGCTGGATTCACCATCATCTCGGCCTCCATCGTCGCGCTGCGGGCCGACAACCTCAAGCGGCGGCTGGCCTACTCCACGGTCAGCCAGCTCTCCTATGTGACACTGGCCGCGACCATGCTGGCGCCGATTTCCATCGTCGGTGCGGTGCTGCACATTGCGGCGCACGCGCTGGGCAAGATCACCCTGTTCTTCGCCGCCGGCTCGATCTACACCGCCGCGCACAAGACCGAGGTCAGCCAGCTCGACGGCATCGGCCGGCGCATGCCCTGGACGATGACCGCCTTCGCCATCGGTGCGCTGTCGATGATCGGCCTGCCACCGGCGGCCGGCTTCGTGTCCAAATGGTATGTGCTGTCGGCGGCGATGAGCCTCGAGCACTGGTGGGCGGTGTGTGTGCTGGTGATCAGCACCCTGCTCAACGCCGGCTATTTCCTGCCCATCGTGTGGCGCGCCTTCTTCCGTGCGCCGCCGGCCGACCCGGACGACCACCACCACGACGCCCACGGCGAGGCGCCGGCCATCATGGTGCTGGCGCAGACCGCGACGGCCGCGCTGACGGTCGGCCTGTTCCTCTACCACGAGCCGGTGCTGCGCCTGGCGCGTGCCGTGGCGGGAGCCTTCTGA
- a CDS encoding Na(+)/H(+) antiporter subunit D: MAAELLHHPALWLILGGIALGFLRGAPRALLSLGLPLFAAWLLWGIPEGIYGGLHFLDYTLEMLRVDRLGRLFALVFLLVLFVGSVYALRQPSRLEVPAAFVYGGAAVGAVLAGDWITLFVFWELMAIGSTLVIWAGGRDAYPAAMRYLMVHLFGGVVLMAGITAHLAGGGGLRIEALALEGIAPWFILAGVLINAGAFPFWSWIPDAYPRASWSGMVFLSAFTTKTAVYVLMRGFPGAEVLIPIGLLMAGYGLIYALVENTARRVLAYAIINQVGFMVAGIGIGTELALNGVAAHAFAHIVYKALLLMAIGAVIVQTGKRDCTDLGGLARQMPVTTGFAIFGALAMSAPLTAGFITKSLVLQAAADAHLTWVWLAMMVIAAGVFLAAGLKVVVFVFFGEPRDLDAEEAPPSQRWGMRLLALTSLAAGCYPPLLYDLLPYPIDYQPYTGSHVVFQLQLLLATTVVFFVLRARLVAMLGSLIDIDWFYRTLGPRWVKLVVFGVSIEIREVVRLVMRGLANLLGSLRRHYGTRGVLARTWPSGSMVLWVALLLLMYLALFYLA; encoded by the coding sequence ATGGCCGCTGAATTGCTCCATCATCCCGCGCTGTGGCTGATCCTCGGCGGGATTGCGCTCGGCTTCCTGCGCGGGGCGCCGCGCGCGCTGCTGTCGCTGGGGCTGCCGCTGTTCGCCGCGTGGCTGCTGTGGGGCATCCCCGAGGGCATCTACGGCGGCTTGCACTTTCTCGACTACACGCTCGAGATGCTGCGGGTCGACCGCCTCGGCCGCCTGTTTGCGCTGGTGTTCCTGCTCGTGCTGTTTGTCGGCAGCGTGTATGCCCTGCGCCAGCCCAGCCGGCTCGAAGTGCCGGCCGCCTTCGTCTATGGCGGCGCGGCGGTGGGCGCCGTACTGGCCGGCGACTGGATCACCCTGTTCGTCTTCTGGGAGCTGATGGCCATCGGCTCGACGCTGGTGATCTGGGCCGGCGGCCGCGACGCCTACCCGGCGGCGATGCGCTATCTGATGGTGCACCTGTTCGGCGGTGTGGTGCTGATGGCCGGCATCACCGCGCATCTGGCCGGCGGCGGTGGCCTGCGCATCGAGGCGCTGGCGCTCGAAGGCATCGCGCCGTGGTTCATCCTCGCCGGCGTGCTGATCAACGCCGGCGCCTTCCCGTTCTGGTCATGGATTCCGGACGCCTATCCGCGCGCCTCGTGGAGCGGCATGGTGTTCCTCTCCGCCTTCACCACCAAGACGGCGGTGTATGTGCTGATGCGCGGCTTCCCCGGTGCCGAGGTGCTGATCCCCATCGGCTTGCTGATGGCCGGCTATGGGCTGATCTATGCGCTGGTCGAGAACACCGCGCGGCGGGTGCTGGCCTACGCCATCATCAACCAGGTCGGCTTCATGGTCGCCGGCATCGGCATCGGCACCGAGCTGGCCCTCAACGGCGTCGCCGCCCATGCCTTTGCCCACATCGTGTACAAGGCGCTGTTGCTGATGGCCATCGGTGCGGTGATCGTGCAGACCGGCAAGCGCGACTGCACCGACCTCGGCGGCCTGGCCCGCCAGATGCCGGTGACCACCGGTTTCGCCATCTTCGGCGCGCTGGCCATGTCCGCACCGCTGACCGCCGGCTTCATCACCAAATCGCTGGTGTTGCAGGCAGCGGCCGATGCGCACCTGACCTGGGTGTGGCTGGCAATGATGGTGATCGCCGCCGGCGTGTTCCTCGCCGCCGGCTTGAAGGTGGTGGTGTTCGTGTTCTTCGGCGAGCCGCGTGATCTCGACGCCGAGGAGGCGCCGCCCAGCCAGCGCTGGGGCATGCGCCTGCTCGCGCTGACCAGCCTGGCGGCCGGCTGCTATCCGCCGCTGCTCTACGACCTGCTGCCCTATCCGATCGACTACCAGCCCTACACCGGCTCGCATGTGGTGTTCCAGTTGCAGTTGCTGCTGGCCACCACGGTGGTGTTCTTCGTGCTGCGTGCGCGCCTGGTGGCCATGCTCGGTTCGCTGATCGACATCGACTGGTTCTACCGCACCCTCGGCCCGCGCTGGGTCAAGCTGGTGGTGTTCGGCGTCAGCATCGAGATTCGCGAGGTGGTGCGCCTGGTCATGCGTGGCCTGGCCAACCTGCTCGGCAGCCTGCGCCGCCACTACGGCACGCGCGGCGTGCTGGCGCGCACCTGGCCTTCCGGCAGCATGGTGCTGTGGGTCGCCTTGCTGCTGCTGATGTATCTGGCGCTGTTCTATCTCGCCTGA
- a CDS encoding pseudouridine synthase: MKPTRQPPISSPPDAPRRFQRAPAQPADGDHPAPAGVRLSKVMVERGLCNRREADALIARGEVFVDGQRISELGTRVSPDAVITLAEGVTLRPRPTPPVPEKPTADGVRLSKVMAERGMCSRREADALIERGWVFVDGERVSELGTRIAPDATITLDKRGAAKQAERVTIVLHKPISYVSGQPEDGHQAAVTLVTPDRLFGGGKFSRDHLKGLAPAGRLDIDSTGLLILTQDGRIARQLIGDDSTVEKEYLVRVAGTLSAEGLALLNHGLSLDGKQLRPAKVRWQNDDQLSFILKEGRKRQIRRMCELVGLKVVGLKRVRIGKVMLGDLPQGQWRYLRPNERF, encoded by the coding sequence ATGAAACCGACCCGCCAGCCCCCGATCTCCTCCCCACCCGATGCACCGCGCCGCTTCCAGCGTGCGCCGGCGCAGCCCGCCGATGGCGATCACCCGGCGCCGGCCGGCGTGCGCCTGTCCAAGGTGATGGTCGAGCGCGGCCTGTGCAACCGGCGCGAGGCCGACGCACTGATCGCCCGCGGCGAGGTGTTTGTTGACGGGCAGCGGATCAGCGAACTGGGCACCCGTGTGTCGCCCGATGCGGTCATCACCCTGGCCGAGGGCGTCACATTGCGCCCGCGGCCCACGCCGCCGGTGCCCGAAAAACCCACCGCCGACGGGGTGCGCCTGTCCAAGGTGATGGCCGAGCGCGGCATGTGCTCGCGCCGCGAGGCCGACGCGCTAATCGAGCGCGGCTGGGTGTTTGTCGATGGTGAGCGGGTGAGCGAACTGGGCACGCGCATCGCGCCCGACGCCACCATCACCCTCGACAAGCGCGGCGCCGCCAAGCAGGCCGAGCGGGTCACCATCGTGCTGCACAAGCCGATCAGTTACGTCTCTGGCCAGCCCGAAGACGGCCACCAGGCGGCGGTGACGCTGGTGACGCCGGACCGCCTCTTCGGCGGCGGCAAGTTCTCGCGCGACCACCTCAAGGGCCTGGCCCCGGCCGGCCGGCTCGACATCGACTCCACCGGCCTGCTGATCCTCACCCAGGATGGGCGCATCGCCCGCCAGCTGATCGGGGACGACTCCACGGTCGAAAAGGAATACCTGGTCCGTGTGGCCGGCACCCTGTCGGCCGAGGGCCTGGCCCTGCTCAACCACGGCCTGAGCCTCGATGGCAAACAACTGCGACCGGCCAAGGTGCGCTGGCAGAACGACGATCAGCTCAGCTTCATCCTCAAGGAAGGCCGCAAGCGCCAGATCCGCCGCATGTGCGAGCTGGTCGGTCTGAAGGTGGTCGGCCTCAAGCGGGTGCGTATCGGCAAGGTGATGCTCGGCGATCTGCCGCAGGGGCAGTGGCGTTACCTGCGGCCGAACGAGCGGTTTTAG
- a CDS encoding IS110 family transposase → MDRSSQLNFGVDVGKHELVIASRADQHIIKIANQPEAIGGWLKRLPPDCRIGMEATGVYHLQLADLAHAAGHQVYVFNPRTVAVYLKSLRSRGKTDILDARGIVRYVQNEADEHPLYTPSSATERSVQTLLHRRHQVVKQRAALRMSCQSLDELTRAPFDPLLAAFDQCLRKIDTQLRQLVRADGKLHALAARLRSIPGVGPLISTALALRLSRHPYRNSDALVAALGMDPRPHQSGVSDAPRHLSKQGNGEERRLLYMAAVSACRCALWRERFEQLIARGLPSTAAHCIIARKLLRIAFAINKKRQAYSVEALSGNCHAT, encoded by the coding sequence ATGGACCGTTCATCACAATTGAACTTCGGCGTTGACGTCGGCAAGCACGAGTTGGTCATCGCCTCAAGAGCCGATCAGCACATCATCAAGATCGCCAACCAGCCCGAAGCGATTGGGGGTTGGCTCAAGCGCTTGCCGCCCGACTGTCGCATCGGCATGGAAGCGACTGGGGTCTATCACCTGCAATTGGCCGATCTGGCCCATGCAGCTGGCCACCAGGTCTATGTCTTCAACCCGCGCACCGTGGCCGTCTATCTGAAGTCTCTGCGCTCGCGCGGCAAGACCGACATTCTGGACGCCCGGGGCATTGTTCGATACGTACAGAACGAAGCGGACGAGCACCCGCTCTATACGCCGTCGAGCGCAACCGAGCGATCCGTCCAGACCCTACTGCATCGCCGTCATCAGGTGGTCAAACAGCGCGCCGCGCTGCGCATGAGCTGTCAGTCCCTGGACGAGCTGACACGCGCCCCGTTCGATCCGTTGCTGGCGGCTTTCGATCAGTGTCTACGAAAAATTGACACGCAGCTGCGCCAACTGGTGCGCGCCGACGGGAAACTGCATGCGTTGGCCGCCCGCCTGCGCTCCATTCCCGGCGTCGGCCCGTTGATCAGCACGGCATTGGCGCTACGCTTGAGTCGCCATCCGTACCGCAACAGCGACGCGCTGGTTGCAGCCTTGGGCATGGATCCGCGGCCGCACCAGTCGGGGGTATCGGACGCACCGCGACACTTGTCCAAGCAGGGCAACGGTGAAGAGCGCCGACTGCTCTACATGGCAGCCGTCAGTGCCTGTCGATGTGCGCTGTGGCGCGAACGATTCGAACAATTGATCGCTCGCGGTTTGCCCAGCACCGCGGCTCATTGCATCATCGCCAGAAAGCTGCTGCGCATCGCCTTTGCTATCAATAAAAAACGCCAGGCATACAGCGTCGAGGCGCTCAGCGGCAATTGCCACGCAACATAG